One window from the genome of Streptomyces sp. NBC_00708 encodes:
- a CDS encoding molybdopterin-dependent oxidoreductase: MSRPSTAPRPAPTGTFALWGDLADPVTLSVARLRRDWEQHRAEVVFDCATSGPQRHTFAGPLLREVVAATLPGFAPLRRKERSRFLLAVSGGDGHHTVMSWAEIDADFGNAPVLLATRMDDDDLDTSGTQLVVPSDRCGARYVSAVTGIWLGCHAHDGALPLGA, translated from the coding sequence ATGAGCCGACCGAGCACCGCCCCGCGTCCCGCACCCACGGGCACGTTCGCCCTCTGGGGCGACCTGGCCGATCCGGTCACCCTGTCCGTCGCCCGTCTGCGGCGGGACTGGGAGCAGCACCGGGCCGAGGTCGTCTTCGACTGCGCGACCTCGGGACCGCAGCGCCATACCTTCGCCGGTCCTCTGCTGCGCGAGGTGGTGGCCGCGACGTTGCCCGGCTTCGCCCCGCTCCGCCGCAAGGAGCGCTCCCGCTTTCTGCTCGCGGTGAGCGGCGGCGACGGCCACCACACCGTCATGTCCTGGGCGGAGATCGACGCGGACTTCGGCAACGCGCCGGTCCTGCTCGCCACCCGCATGGACGACGACGACCTCGACACGTCCGGCACCCAGCTGGTCGTCCCGTCCGACCGGTGCGGCGCGCGCTACGTCAGCGCGGTCACCGGCATCTGGCTCGGCTGCCACGCTCACGACGGCGCCCTTCCCCTCGGCGCCTGA
- the metE gene encoding 5-methyltetrahydropteroyltriglutamate--homocysteine S-methyltransferase, translating into MTDKSAAAAARATVYGYPRQGQNRELKKAVEGYWKGRVTADALRETAADLRRANWRQLADAGIHEVPTGDFSYYDHVLDTTVMVGAIPERHRAAVERDETDGYFAMARGTQDVAPLEMTKWFDTNYHYLVPELGPDTVFTTDSSKQVTELKEALAQGLTARPVLVGPVTYLLLAKPAPGVPAGFEPLTLLDRLLPVYAEVLADLRAAGAEWVQLDEPALVQDRTPAELNAAERAYRDLGALTDRPKLLVASYFDRLGEALPVLAKAPVEGLALDFTEAAAANLDALAAVGGLPGKRLVAGVVNGRNIWINDLQKSLSTLGTLLGLADRVDVAASCSLLHVPLDTAPERDIEPQILRWLAFARQKTAEIVTLAQGLAQGTGTIAGELAANKAALASRTDSPLTRDPAVRARSEAVTEADARRSQPYAERAAAQRAHLGLPLLPTTTIGSFPQTAELRTARADLRAGRIDTEGYEERIRAEIGEVISFQEKTGVDVLVHGEPERNDMVQYFAEQLTGYLATRHGWVQSYGTRYVRPPILAGDISRPEPMTVRWTSYAQSLSDRPVKGMLTGPVTMLAWSFVRDDQSLGETARQVALALRDEVNDLEASGTSVIQVDEPALRETLPLRAADRAGYLAWATEAFRLTTSGVRPDTQIHTHMCYAEFGDIVQAIDDLDADVISLEAARSHMQVAHELAAHGYPREAGPGVYDIHSPRVPSTEEAAALLRTGLKAIPAERLWVNPDCGLKTRGWPETRASLENLVAAARTVRGELPAS; encoded by the coding sequence GTGACCGACAAGTCCGCAGCCGCGGCAGCACGGGCCACCGTGTACGGCTACCCCCGCCAGGGCCAGAACCGTGAACTGAAGAAGGCCGTCGAGGGCTACTGGAAGGGCCGCGTCACCGCGGACGCCCTCCGGGAGACCGCCGCGGACCTGCGCCGCGCCAACTGGCGGCAGCTCGCCGACGCCGGCATCCACGAAGTCCCCACCGGTGACTTCTCGTACTACGACCATGTCCTGGACACCACCGTCATGGTCGGCGCGATCCCCGAGCGCCACCGTGCCGCCGTCGAGCGCGACGAGACGGACGGCTACTTCGCCATGGCGCGGGGCACCCAGGACGTGGCGCCGCTGGAGATGACCAAGTGGTTCGACACGAACTACCACTATCTGGTCCCCGAACTCGGCCCCGACACCGTCTTCACGACCGACTCCAGCAAGCAGGTCACGGAGCTCAAGGAGGCTCTGGCCCAGGGCCTGACCGCCCGGCCCGTGCTGGTCGGCCCCGTCACCTACCTCCTGCTGGCCAAGCCCGCGCCCGGCGTACCCGCCGGCTTCGAACCGCTGACCCTGCTGGACCGGCTGCTGCCGGTGTACGCGGAGGTGCTCGCGGACCTGCGCGCGGCCGGGGCCGAGTGGGTGCAGCTCGACGAGCCCGCCCTGGTCCAGGACCGCACCCCGGCCGAACTCAACGCCGCCGAGCGCGCCTACCGCGACCTCGGCGCCCTCACCGACCGGCCGAAGCTGCTTGTGGCCTCCTACTTCGACCGGCTCGGCGAGGCGCTTCCGGTCCTGGCGAAGGCCCCCGTCGAGGGCCTGGCGCTCGACTTCACCGAGGCGGCCGCCGCCAACCTGGACGCCCTGGCGGCCGTCGGCGGGCTGCCCGGCAAGCGCCTGGTCGCCGGGGTCGTCAACGGCCGCAACATCTGGATCAACGACCTGCAGAAGTCGCTGTCCACGCTCGGCACCCTGCTGGGCCTGGCCGACCGGGTCGATGTCGCCGCGTCCTGCTCCCTGCTGCATGTGCCCCTGGACACCGCGCCGGAGCGGGACATCGAGCCGCAGATCCTGCGCTGGCTCGCCTTCGCCCGGCAGAAGACCGCCGAGATCGTCACCCTCGCCCAGGGCCTCGCGCAGGGCACCGGCACCATCGCCGGCGAGCTTGCCGCCAACAAGGCCGCCCTCGCCTCCCGGACGGACTCCCCGCTCACCCGGGACCCGGCCGTGCGCGCCCGCTCGGAGGCCGTGACGGAAGCCGACGCCCGCCGCTCCCAGCCGTACGCCGAGCGGGCCGCGGCCCAACGGGCGCACCTGGGGCTGCCGTTGCTGCCGACCACGACCATCGGCTCGTTCCCGCAGACGGCCGAACTGCGCACGGCCCGCGCCGACCTGCGCGCCGGACGCATCGACACCGAGGGTTACGAGGAGCGCATCCGGGCCGAGATCGGCGAGGTCATCTCGTTCCAGGAGAAGACCGGCGTCGACGTCCTGGTGCACGGCGAGCCCGAACGCAACGACATGGTGCAGTACTTCGCCGAGCAGCTGACCGGCTACCTCGCCACGCGGCACGGCTGGGTGCAGTCGTACGGCACCCGGTACGTGCGTCCGCCGATCCTGGCCGGCGACATCTCGCGTCCCGAGCCGATGACGGTGCGCTGGACCTCGTACGCCCAGTCGCTGAGCGACCGGCCTGTGAAGGGCATGCTCACCGGTCCGGTCACCATGCTCGCCTGGTCGTTCGTGCGCGACGACCAGTCGCTCGGCGAGACCGCACGGCAGGTCGCCCTCGCCCTGCGCGATGAGGTCAACGACCTGGAGGCGAGCGGCACTTCGGTCATCCAGGTCGACGAACCCGCGCTGCGCGAGACGCTGCCGCTGCGGGCCGCCGACCGCGCGGGCTACCTGGCCTGGGCCACCGAGGCGTTCCGGCTCACCACCAGCGGGGTGCGGCCGGACACCCAGATCCACACCCACATGTGCTACGCGGAGTTCGGGGACATCGTCCAGGCGATCGACGACCTCGACGCCGATGTCATCAGCCTGGAGGCCGCCCGCTCCCATATGCAGGTCGCCCACGAACTGGCCGCCCACGGCTACCCGCGCGAAGCGGGACCGGGTGTCTACGACATCCACTCGCCGCGTGTCCCGAGCACGGAGGAGGCCGCCGCCCTGCTGCGGACCGGTCTGAAGGCGATCCCCGCCGAGCGGCTGTGGGTCAACCCCGACTGCGGCCTGAAGACGCGCGGCTGGCCGGAGACCCGGGCGTCCCTGGAGAACCTGGTCGCCGCCGCCCGTACCGTCCGGGGCGAACTGCCCGCCTCCTGA
- a CDS encoding terpene cyclase/mutase family protein: MCVTLVTVTPAAATGPVGDCTATEGAVVAVDFGPFGGKVERGCDMTPTTGYDLLHDGGFTTEGTRHDGPAFICRIGLGSGTPYPTKEQEACVLTPPATAYWSYWTASPGTNRWTYSQYGAMSRKLKDGDVDAWVFGGTDIGGSTGKPTFTPDDVRAGGGTETPDPGNTPTVPAGQIDLAAAAGWVGGTLKDGERVVDDGADTPNYLLTTEALYALAAADPEHADIPGATAFLAGHTDAYAYPAGKDEAPDATAAARLALVAEATEGDPRDFGGHDLIADLVGHVCPAGPDSGSPTPGCTSKGDFRNAGYGDGQALAVLAVARAGVTPPADAVARLAQLQCEDGGITSILIRPGEYCDGDPGTTGLVALALHEAGGQDKAVDQAVAYLKRAQREDGAFPGYTGATIGSVYATGYAAQALRAFDATAHADAAVAWLSREQLDGGGFGFEEDATDPALYATAPAVLAGAGTDLARLTTKQPDPTEPPTTDPPTTEPSPTDRPTTAPTRPAHEGPDLKKGVAYLTSAANLRQGQYYPADPKLPGADFGLTIDGAYALAATGLDNDKLRGIVDFLDQGGKDGDGKTLQDWTGAGTKYALGGSMGKAALLAEAVGRDPHDFGGKDLIAALNTAVCEKPSKAPDRSCAAEGAYTYAPSVFSQSLAIMAQLRADEKDAAQKPIAYLESLQHASGAWPSLIPATGDSDVDSTAIAAMALDLAGGDKADRAVDKALSWIAGRQLSDGGFPGAAGNSVNSAALAIQGLSLDRKRYDSEIGKALKFLAGQQNSDGGFNVAQDGQRGSNLRASAQAVGGATGISFGLLERSLEGTAPQPVPSASTPQIITPGGTGTIVDTDGGGGALASTGVRIGALAGTAALLVAGGWWFVVVSRRRAEAEGRR, from the coding sequence ATGTGCGTGACACTCGTCACGGTCACGCCCGCCGCCGCGACCGGCCCGGTCGGCGACTGCACGGCCACCGAAGGAGCCGTCGTCGCCGTCGACTTCGGCCCCTTCGGCGGGAAGGTCGAGCGCGGCTGCGACATGACGCCGACGACCGGCTACGACCTCCTGCACGACGGGGGCTTCACCACCGAGGGCACCCGGCACGACGGCCCCGCCTTCATCTGCCGCATCGGCCTCGGCTCGGGCACCCCGTACCCGACCAAGGAGCAGGAGGCGTGCGTCCTCACCCCGCCGGCCACCGCGTACTGGTCGTACTGGACCGCGTCCCCGGGCACCAACCGGTGGACGTACAGCCAGTACGGCGCCATGAGCCGCAAGCTGAAGGACGGTGACGTCGACGCCTGGGTGTTCGGCGGCACCGACATCGGCGGCAGCACCGGCAAGCCGACGTTCACCCCCGACGACGTGCGCGCCGGTGGCGGGACCGAGACCCCCGACCCGGGAAACACGCCCACCGTGCCGGCCGGGCAGATCGACCTCGCGGCGGCGGCCGGCTGGGTCGGCGGCACGCTCAAGGACGGCGAACGCGTCGTGGACGACGGCGCCGACACGCCCAACTACCTGCTGACCACCGAGGCGTTGTACGCGCTTGCCGCCGCCGACCCCGAGCACGCGGACATCCCGGGGGCGACGGCCTTCCTCGCCGGCCACACCGACGCGTACGCCTACCCGGCGGGCAAGGACGAGGCCCCGGACGCCACCGCCGCCGCACGGCTCGCCCTGGTTGCCGAGGCCACGGAGGGCGACCCGCGCGACTTCGGCGGCCACGACCTGATCGCGGACCTCGTCGGCCACGTCTGCCCGGCCGGGCCCGACTCGGGCAGCCCCACACCCGGCTGCACCTCCAAGGGCGACTTCCGCAACGCCGGCTACGGGGACGGCCAGGCACTCGCCGTGCTCGCGGTGGCCCGTGCCGGTGTCACGCCCCCGGCCGACGCGGTCGCCCGGCTGGCCCAGCTCCAGTGCGAGGACGGCGGAATCACCAGCATCCTGATACGGCCCGGCGAGTACTGCGACGGCGACCCCGGCACGACCGGCCTGGTCGCCCTCGCCCTGCACGAGGCGGGCGGTCAGGACAAGGCGGTCGACCAGGCCGTGGCGTACCTGAAGAGGGCCCAGCGTGAGGACGGGGCCTTCCCCGGCTACACCGGCGCCACCATCGGCAGCGTCTACGCCACCGGGTACGCCGCCCAGGCGCTGCGCGCGTTCGACGCCACCGCCCACGCGGACGCGGCGGTCGCCTGGCTCTCCCGCGAACAACTCGACGGCGGGGGCTTCGGGTTCGAGGAGGACGCCACCGACCCGGCGCTCTACGCGACCGCGCCCGCCGTCCTCGCCGGCGCGGGCACCGACCTCGCCCGCCTCACCACGAAGCAGCCCGACCCGACCGAGCCGCCGACCACCGACCCGCCGACCACCGAGCCGTCCCCGACGGACCGGCCGACCACCGCACCGACCCGCCCGGCCCACGAAGGCCCCGACCTGAAGAAGGGCGTCGCCTACCTCACCAGCGCCGCCAACCTCCGCCAGGGCCAGTACTACCCGGCCGACCCGAAGCTCCCCGGCGCGGACTTCGGGCTCACCATCGACGGTGCGTACGCCCTCGCCGCCACCGGTCTCGACAACGACAAGCTGCGCGGCATCGTCGACTTCCTCGACCAGGGCGGCAAGGACGGCGACGGCAAGACGCTCCAGGACTGGACCGGCGCCGGTACGAAGTACGCGCTGGGCGGCTCCATGGGCAAGGCCGCCCTCCTCGCCGAGGCCGTGGGCCGAGACCCGCACGACTTCGGCGGCAAGGACCTCATCGCCGCGCTGAACACCGCCGTCTGCGAGAAGCCGAGCAAGGCCCCGGACCGCAGCTGCGCGGCCGAGGGCGCCTACACCTACGCGCCCTCCGTCTTCTCCCAGTCCCTCGCGATCATGGCCCAGCTGAGGGCGGACGAGAAGGACGCCGCCCAGAAGCCGATCGCGTACCTGGAAAGCCTCCAGCACGCCAGCGGGGCCTGGCCCAGCCTGATCCCCGCCACCGGCGACTCGGACGTCGACTCGACCGCCATCGCCGCCATGGCCCTGGACCTCGCCGGCGGCGACAAGGCGGACCGGGCCGTCGACAAGGCCCTGTCCTGGATCGCGGGCAGGCAACTGTCCGACGGCGGCTTCCCCGGCGCGGCCGGCAACTCGGTCAACTCGGCGGCACTCGCCATCCAGGGGCTCTCGCTGGACCGGAAGCGCTACGACTCCGAGATCGGCAAGGCCCTGAAGTTCCTGGCCGGCCAGCAGAATTCCGACGGCGGCTTCAACGTCGCCCAGGACGGCCAGCGCGGATCGAACCTGCGCGCCTCCGCCCAGGCGGTCGGCGGGGCGACCGGTATCTCCTTCGGCCTGCTGGAACGCAGCCTGGAGGGCACCGCACCGCAGCCCGTCCCCAGCGCCTCCACCCCGCAGATCATCACGCCCGGCGGCACCGGCACCATCGTCGACACCGACGGGGGAGGAGGCGCCCTCGCCTCCACCGGTGTGCGGATCGGCGCCCTCGCCGGCACGGCGGCGCTGCTCGTGGCCGGCGGCTGGTGGTTCGTCGTCGTGTCCCGGCGCCGGGCGGAAGCGGAGGGGCGGAGATGA
- a CDS encoding energy-coupling factor transporter transmembrane protein EcfT, whose protein sequence is MTGVAAVPASGHAPDTGGRRLPRTLHPVAWWIWALALATAVSRTNNPLLLLLVLAVLGYVVTARRTEAPWARGFTYYLYLALTVVAIRVLFRAVFATGITPHDHFLFSLPHIPTPDWYAGIRLGGPVSLEALLSAATDGLRLACMLCCIGAANTLANPKRALRVLPGALHELGVAVTVAISVAPQLVESVQRVARARRLRAGRHKGLKALRGIVVPVLEDALERSLRLAAGMDSRGYGRAGTATRSSRRATGALMLLGMCGLCAGAYGLLDATAPRFLGFPAMATGAVLCVAGLRLGGRRVSRTTYRPDPWRLPEWAVAGAGTLAAALLFSNMGYDAAELNPSIYPLSWPTLPVVPACAILLAGTAGFLAPPPAAPRPAVPRPRAEKAEAT, encoded by the coding sequence ATGACCGGCGTGGCGGCCGTCCCGGCGTCCGGCCACGCGCCGGACACCGGCGGTCGGCGCCTGCCCAGGACCCTGCACCCCGTCGCCTGGTGGATCTGGGCGCTGGCCCTGGCCACGGCGGTCAGCCGCACCAACAACCCGCTGCTGCTGCTCCTCGTCCTCGCGGTCCTCGGCTACGTCGTCACCGCCCGCCGCACCGAGGCCCCCTGGGCGCGCGGCTTCACGTACTACCTGTACCTCGCCCTCACCGTCGTCGCGATCCGCGTCCTGTTCCGGGCGGTGTTCGCGACCGGCATCACCCCGCACGACCACTTCCTCTTCTCGCTCCCGCACATCCCCACCCCGGACTGGTACGCGGGCATCCGGCTCGGCGGCCCCGTCTCGCTGGAGGCCCTGCTGTCGGCCGCCACCGACGGGCTCCGGCTCGCCTGCATGCTCTGCTGCATCGGCGCCGCCAACACCCTCGCCAACCCGAAGCGCGCCCTGCGCGTCCTGCCCGGCGCCCTGCACGAACTCGGCGTCGCCGTCACCGTCGCTATCAGCGTCGCACCCCAACTCGTCGAGAGTGTCCAGCGCGTCGCCCGCGCCCGCAGGCTGCGCGCCGGCCGGCACAAAGGGCTCAAGGCCCTGCGCGGCATTGTTGTCCCCGTCCTGGAGGACGCCCTGGAACGCTCCCTGCGGCTCGCCGCCGGCATGGACTCCCGGGGATACGGACGAGCCGGTACCGCGACCCGTAGCTCCCGGCGGGCCACCGGCGCGCTGATGCTCCTCGGCATGTGCGGGCTCTGCGCCGGGGCGTACGGGCTCCTCGACGCGACCGCGCCCCGCTTCCTCGGGTTCCCGGCCATGGCGACGGGCGCCGTGCTGTGCGTCGCGGGCCTGCGCCTGGGCGGACGCCGCGTGTCGCGGACCACCTACCGGCCCGATCCCTGGCGGCTGCCCGAGTGGGCCGTCGCCGGAGCCGGGACGCTCGCCGCCGCGCTGCTGTTCAGCAACATGGGGTACGACGCCGCCGAGCTCAACCCCTCCATCTATCCGCTCAGCTGGCCCACCCTGCCCGTGGTGCCGGCCTGCGCGATCCTGCTCGCCGGTACGGCCGGCTTCCTCGCACCACCCCCGGCCGCGCCCCGCCCAGCCGTACCCCGGCCGCGCGCCGAGAAAGCCGAAGCCACGTGA
- a CDS encoding ATP-binding cassette domain-containing protein, which translates to MITFDQVTVQYEDTAEPALREVDLTVEEGELCLVVGHTGVGKSTLLGAVNGLVPHFTGGTLYGRVTVDGRDTAHHPPRELADVVGVVGQDPLDGFVTDTVEEELAYAMEQLATPPAVMRKRVEETLDLLGLADLRHRALHELSGGQQQRVAIGSVLTAHPRVLVLDEPTSALDPTAADEVLAAVTRLVHDLGVTVLMAEHRLERVVQYADRVIHLPGDGRAVHGAPAGILRTSSIAPPLVDLARAAGWDPLPLSVRDARRAAAPLRTGLAGVCPEPVRPAPPADAATLLTAHGVTVSYHGVPAVREAALDLRAGEITALMGRNGSGKSSLLWALQGSGPRKAGSVRVGTDGTAHDPHTLSAAEARRLVGLVPQTPADLLYLESVDQELAQADRESTTGGTGSGARAILNRLAPGIEGATHPRDLSEGQKLALVLAIQLAAAPHVLLLDEPTRGLDYRAKAELTRIVAALAAEGRSVVISTHDVEFVARTADRVVVMAEGDIVADGPTAEVIVASPVFAPQTAKILAPLPFLTVDQVTAALDAPKEGPV; encoded by the coding sequence GTGATCACCTTCGACCAGGTCACCGTCCAGTACGAGGACACGGCCGAACCCGCCCTCCGCGAAGTCGACCTCACCGTCGAGGAGGGCGAACTCTGCCTCGTCGTCGGGCACACCGGCGTCGGAAAGTCCACGCTCCTGGGTGCCGTCAACGGCCTTGTGCCCCACTTCACCGGCGGCACTCTGTACGGCCGTGTCACCGTCGACGGCCGGGACACCGCCCACCACCCGCCCCGGGAACTCGCCGACGTCGTCGGTGTCGTCGGACAGGACCCGCTCGACGGCTTCGTCACGGACACCGTCGAAGAGGAACTCGCGTACGCCATGGAGCAGTTGGCGACCCCGCCCGCCGTCATGCGCAAACGCGTCGAAGAGACCCTCGACCTCCTGGGCCTCGCCGACCTGCGCCACCGCGCCCTCCACGAGCTCTCCGGCGGCCAGCAGCAGCGCGTCGCGATCGGCTCCGTGCTCACCGCCCACCCCCGCGTCCTCGTCCTGGACGAACCCACCTCCGCCCTGGACCCCACCGCCGCCGACGAGGTCCTGGCGGCCGTCACCCGCCTCGTCCACGACCTCGGCGTCACCGTCCTCATGGCCGAGCACCGCCTGGAGCGCGTCGTCCAGTACGCCGACCGGGTCATCCACCTGCCCGGCGACGGCCGCGCGGTCCACGGTGCCCCCGCCGGCATCCTGCGTACGTCCTCCATCGCCCCGCCCCTCGTGGACCTCGCCCGCGCCGCCGGCTGGGACCCGTTGCCGCTCTCCGTCCGCGACGCTCGCCGTGCCGCCGCCCCGCTGCGGACCGGGCTCGCCGGGGTCTGCCCCGAACCCGTGCGTCCCGCCCCGCCCGCCGACGCCGCCACCCTGCTGACCGCGCACGGAGTCACCGTCAGCTACCACGGTGTCCCCGCCGTCCGCGAGGCCGCGCTCGACCTGCGCGCCGGCGAGATCACCGCGCTGATGGGCCGCAACGGCTCCGGGAAGTCCTCCCTGCTCTGGGCCCTCCAGGGCTCCGGACCGCGCAAGGCCGGCAGCGTACGCGTCGGCACGGACGGTACGGCTCACGACCCGCACACCCTGTCCGCGGCCGAGGCCCGGCGGCTCGTCGGTCTCGTCCCGCAGACCCCCGCCGATCTCCTCTATCTGGAGAGCGTCGACCAGGAACTCGCCCAGGCCGACCGCGAGTCGACGACCGGGGGCACGGGATCCGGCGCACGGGCGATCCTCAACCGGCTGGCCCCGGGGATCGAGGGCGCCACCCATCCCCGGGACCTGTCCGAGGGGCAGAAGCTGGCGCTCGTGCTCGCGATCCAACTGGCAGCCGCCCCACATGTGTTGCTGCTCGACGAACCGACGCGCGGCCTGGACTACCGCGCCAAGGCGGAACTGACCCGGATCGTCGCCGCCCTCGCCGCAGAGGGCCGGTCGGTCGTCATCTCCACGCACGACGTCGAGTTCGTCGCCCGCACGGCCGACCGGGTGGTCGTCATGGCCGAGGGAGACATCGTGGCCGACGGGCCCACCGCCGAAGTCATCGTCGCCTCACCGGTGTTCGCGCCGCAGACCGCCAAGATCCTGGCGCCCCTGCCGTTCCTCACCGTCGACCAGGTGACGGCGGCACTGGACGCGCCGAAGGAGGGACCGGTATGA
- a CDS encoding ECF transporter S component, with translation MTTAIRLTPRVSLVIALAAFLGLVAFFWPFVVAPGKFGSNYAPPLIFGVLLVLVLCVVLSEIAEGGISSKALAMLGVLSAVNAGLRPLGAGTAGIETVFFVLVLAGRVYGPGFGFTLGCTSLFTSALITGGVGPWMPYQMFGCAFVGMLAGFLPRATGRREVLMLAVYGSLSGYLFGFLLNLSFWPFSLDPNSSIAYLPGLPFTEQWHRYLAFDLATSLGWDTGRAVTNFVCVVLAGPAVLTTFRRAARRARFRAPARFDARPTGREAEGL, from the coding sequence ATGACCACGGCCATCCGGCTCACCCCCAGGGTCTCGCTGGTCATCGCCCTGGCCGCCTTCCTCGGCCTGGTGGCGTTCTTCTGGCCCTTCGTCGTCGCGCCGGGGAAGTTCGGCTCGAACTACGCCCCGCCCCTCATCTTCGGCGTGCTGCTCGTGCTCGTCCTCTGCGTCGTGCTCTCCGAGATCGCCGAGGGCGGGATCAGCTCCAAGGCCCTGGCCATGCTCGGCGTCCTGTCCGCCGTCAACGCGGGCCTGCGCCCCCTCGGTGCCGGAACGGCCGGCATCGAGACCGTCTTCTTCGTCCTGGTGCTCGCCGGACGCGTCTACGGGCCCGGCTTCGGCTTCACCCTCGGCTGCACCTCGCTGTTCACCTCCGCGCTCATCACGGGCGGCGTCGGGCCGTGGATGCCGTACCAGATGTTCGGCTGCGCCTTCGTCGGCATGCTCGCCGGCTTCCTGCCGCGCGCCACCGGACGCCGCGAGGTGCTGATGCTCGCCGTGTACGGATCGCTCTCCGGCTATCTCTTCGGCTTTCTGCTCAACCTGTCGTTCTGGCCGTTCTCCCTCGACCCGAACAGCTCGATCGCCTATCTCCCCGGGCTGCCGTTCACCGAGCAGTGGCACCGCTATCTCGCGTTCGACCTGGCGACCTCACTCGGCTGGGACACCGGGCGGGCCGTCACCAACTTCGTGTGCGTCGTGCTGGCCGGCCCGGCGGTGCTCACCACGTTCCGTCGCGCGGCCCGCCGCGCCCGCTTCCGGGCTCCGGCCCGCTTCGACGCGCGGCCCACGGGCAGGGAAGCCGAGGGGCTGTGA
- a CDS encoding universal stress protein: protein MAHRPVTVGLNGTQASDAAADWGAREATLRGLPLLLVSAWEWQPYSHAPLTGTEMPGERSRRVPEETAARLSRTYPTLDIATEQLTGPPPEMLCRAAAESELLALGTTGLGALTGYLLGSVAMATVAHVHRPAVLVRPDTVAPDSTDDDAPQDVLGGGSPASAAPVLAGIDLGPCTEGVLRFAFAAAAARSAGVEVVHCWNPPVGYVQGIGGDLRWRADFTAEGASMMRSVLIPWSERYPDVSVSEHAAIGSPGRHLIEGGAHASMVVVGRRTSRYWPHEPRIGHVAHAVLHHSPAPVAVVPQD from the coding sequence GTGGCGCACCGACCGGTAACCGTCGGACTCAACGGAACGCAGGCGAGCGACGCGGCCGCCGACTGGGGTGCGCGCGAGGCGACCCTCAGAGGTCTCCCACTGCTGCTCGTCAGCGCCTGGGAATGGCAGCCCTACTCCCACGCTCCGCTCACCGGGACGGAGATGCCCGGTGAACGGTCCCGGCGTGTGCCCGAGGAGACCGCGGCGCGGTTGTCACGTACGTATCCGACGCTGGACATCGCCACGGAACAGCTCACCGGCCCGCCGCCCGAGATGCTGTGCCGGGCCGCTGCCGAGTCCGAACTGCTCGCCCTCGGTACCACGGGGCTCGGGGCCCTCACGGGCTATCTGCTGGGATCCGTCGCGATGGCCACGGTGGCCCATGTCCACCGGCCGGCCGTCCTCGTCCGGCCCGACACGGTCGCCCCGGACAGCACGGATGACGACGCGCCGCAGGATGTCCTGGGCGGCGGATCACCGGCCTCCGCCGCCCCCGTCCTCGCCGGCATCGATCTGGGGCCCTGCACGGAAGGGGTGCTGCGCTTCGCCTTCGCCGCCGCGGCGGCCCGCTCCGCCGGCGTCGAGGTGGTCCACTGCTGGAATCCCCCGGTCGGCTACGTACAGGGCATCGGCGGAGACCTGCGCTGGCGGGCCGACTTCACCGCCGAGGGCGCGAGCATGATGCGCTCCGTACTCATACCCTGGTCGGAGAGGTATCCGGATGTGTCCGTCAGCGAGCACGCCGCCATCGGATCACCGGGGCGTCACCTGATCGAGGGCGGGGCGCACGCGTCCATGGTCGTCGTCGGACGGCGGACCAGCCGCTACTGGCCGCACGAGCCCCGCATCGGCCATGTCGCCCACGCGGTGCTGCACCACTCGCCCGCTCCGGTCGCGGTCGTCCCGCAGGACTGA